From a single Brassica napus cultivar Da-Ae chromosome C9, Da-Ae, whole genome shotgun sequence genomic region:
- the LOC106437941 gene encoding MO25-like protein At2g03410, whose translation MKGLFKHKPRSPGEIVRQTRDLIALSENENQETDMKHSKRLGICPEICRNIRELKSILYGNSEAEPVAEACLSLTQEFFREDTLRPLIKSLSKLDLEARKDATQIVANLQKQQVGSRLVASEYLESNLDVIDTLVEGIGRDHHLALHYTGMLKECVRHQVVAKYILESKNLQRFFDYVQLPYFDVATDASKIFRELLTRHKSTVSEYLAKNYEWFFAEYNTRLLEKGSYFTKRQASKLLGDVLMDRSNSGVMVRYVSSLDHLRIMMNLLREPTKNIQLEAFHIFKLFVANERKPEDIVAILVANRNKILRLFADLKPEKEDEGFEADKLLVVGEIASLSLKLSE comes from the coding sequence ATGAAAGGTCTCTTCAAACATAAGCCTCGTTCTCCTGGAGAAATCGTTCGTCAGACACGAGATCTCATCGCCTTGTCGGAAAACGAAAACCAAGAAACCGACATGAAACACTCTAAACGGTTAGGGATATGTCCGGAGATCTGCAGGAACATTAGGGAATTGAAATCGATCTTGTATGGAAACAGCGAAGCCGAGCCTGTTGCCGAAGCGTGTCTCTCGCTGACGCAAGAGTTTTTCAGAGAAGACACGCTTCGCCCCTTGATCAAGTCTCTTTCGAAACTTGACCTAGAGGCGAGGAAAGACGCCACGCAGATCGTAGCTAATCTTCAGAAGCAACAAGTCGGAAGCCGACTCGTTGCTTCTGAGTATCTCGAATCGAATCTCGATGTGATCGACACGTTAGTCGAAGGAATCGGCCGAGACCACCATTTGGCATTGCATTACACAGGGATGCTCAAAGAATGCGTTCGTCATCAGGTTGTTGCCAAGTACATCCTCGAGTCGAAGAACCTCCAAAGATTCTTCGACTATGTCCAGCTTCCGTATTTCGATGTAGCTACAGACGCGAGCAAGATCTTCCGGGAGCTTTTGACCAGGCACAAGTCCACGGTATCAGAGTACCTTGCCAAGAACTACGAGTGGTTTTTCGCGGAGTACAACACGAGGCTGTTGGAGAAAGGGAGCTACTTCACGAAGAGACAAGCTTCGAAGCTCTTGGGAGATGTGTTGATGGACCGGTCCAACTCGGGTGTGATGGTGAGGTATGTGAGCAGTTTGGATCATTTGAGGATTATGATGAATCTACTCAGAGAACCGACCAAGAACATTCAGCTAGAGGCCTTTCATATCTTCAAGCTGTTTGTGGCGAACGAGAGGAAACCAGAGGACATTGTGGCGATTCTCGTCGCGAATCGGAACAAGATTCTTCGGTTGTTTGCTGATTTGAAGCCTGAGAAGGAAGATGAAGGGTTTGAAGCTGATAAGTTACTGGTTGTGGGTGAGATTGCATCGCTTTCTCTTAAGCTAAgtgaatga
- the LOC106437940 gene encoding 26S proteasome non-ATPase regulatory subunit 10, protein MEVETDDTKGQEPKQIRDEELFKAAESGDSSVFMSLSPQQLAKSLSFRNEDGRSLLHVSASFGHSQIVKLLSSVDESKTVINSKDDEGWAPLHSATSIGKAELVEILLTRGADVNVKNNGGRTALHYAASKGWLEIAQLLLTHGAKINITDKVGCTPLHRAASTGKTEVCEFLIEEGAEIDAMDKMGQTPLMHSVICDDRQVAFLLVRHGADVDVEDKEGYTVLGRASNDFRPALIDAAKAMLE, encoded by the exons ATGGAAGTTGAAACCGATGATACGAAGGGACAAGAGCCGAAGCAAATTAGAGACGAAGAACTATTCAAAGCGGCGGAATCTGGCGATTCTTCGGTGTTCATGTCTTTATCTCCTCAACAGCTCGCGAAATCTCTCAGTTTCAGAAACGAAGACGGTCGCTCCCTCCTCCATGTCTCAGCTTCTTTCGGCCATTCTCAG ATAGTGAAGTTGCTATCAAGTGTAGATGAGTCAAAGACTGTTATCAATAGTAAGGATGATGAAGGATGGGCTCCTCTTCATTCTGCTACTAGCATCGGCAAGGCCGAGCTCGTTGAAATCTTATTGACTAGAG GTGCTGATGTGAATGTCAAAAACAATGGTGGTCGCACTGCTCTTCACTATGCTGCTAGCAAGGGATGGTTAGAGATCGCTCAGCTTTTACTAACACATGGCGCAAAGATAAACATCACGGACAAG GTGGGTTGCACTCCGCTTCATAGAGCAGCAAGCACTGGTAAGACTGAAGTTTGTGAGTTTTTGATAGAGGAAGGAGCAGAGATTGATGCTATGGATAAAATGGGCCAAACTCCACTCATGCATTCCGTGATCTGTGATGACAGACAA GTTGCGTTTCTTCTTGTAAGACATGGTGCAGATGTTGATGTAGAAGACAAGGAAGGCTACACCGTTCTAGGCCGAGCTTCCAACGATTTCAGACCAGCACTTATTGATGCTGCCAAGGCTATGCTTGAATGA
- the BNAC09G21500D gene encoding uncharacterized protein BNAC09G21500D: MMQTKISSFSRPCFTLHETRAVHQPLVSMALPSSPSPFKHLLCKSTFPLAASLTLLLSPCTAEAGLMSGSPGIESVPGPELPKLEFLERFNAKNQKFYAENDSRFKESPILKKLLENSKLNKEKNERAIQDKYCLRGAEWGVGDCSTTGMTDEEKEQFITMLKKKTGIE, translated from the exons ATGATGCAAACCAAAATCTCTAGTTTCTCTCGGCCATGCTTCACTCTCCATGAAACAAGAGCAGTTCATCAACCTCTTGTCTCCATGGCTTTACCATCATCGCCATCACCGTTTAAGCACCTTCTCTGCAAGTCCACCTTCCCTCTCGCTGCCTCACTCACCCTTCTCCTCTCTCCATGCACCG CTGAAGCAGGCTTAATGTCGGGAAGTCCCGGCATAGAATCAGTTCCTGGTCCCGAATTACCAAAGCTCGAGTTCCTTGAACGTTTCAATG CTAAAAACCAGAAGTTCTACGCTGAAAATGATTCCAGATTCAAAGAATCTCCAATTCTCAAGAAGCTACTCGAGAACTCCAAACTAAACAAAGAAAA GAATGAAAGAGCGATACAAGACAAGTATTGTCTAAGAGGAGCAGAATGGGGAGTCGGAGACTGTTCAACCACTGGAATGACAGATGAAGAAAAAGAACAATTCATCAcaatgttgaagaagaagactggcATTGAATAA